The Formosa sp. Hel1_33_131 genome window below encodes:
- a CDS encoding formylglycine-generating enzyme family protein gives MTKNVITLFFFFYLILLSSCDEKGSKNTENTMTAPKGMVWVEGKTFLQGAKPLDKFAMEREKPAHKVTVDGFFIDITEVTNGQFKNFVKATQYTTIAERKIDWEEMKKQLPPGTEKPHDSILQPGSLIFNKNINAVANMNNYQQWWTWKIGANWQHPEGPNSSIDGKDNHPVVHIAYEDAVEYCKWANRRLPTEAEWEAAAQGKTDDAIYTWGNNPSVLNANANTWQGIFPVKNESIDGFEFIADVKSYPPNSIGLYDMLGNVWEITGDLFNVNHYKEIDNSKGLVNPTGAKKSYSPNNPYQIEYVMKGGSFLCHASYCASFRISAKMGVSSDSGSDHMGFRTVATAKMLKGKN, from the coding sequence ATGACCAAAAATGTAATCACATTATTTTTCTTCTTTTATTTGATCTTATTATCATCTTGTGATGAAAAAGGATCAAAAAATACTGAGAATACAATGACTGCCCCCAAAGGAATGGTTTGGGTAGAAGGAAAAACCTTTTTACAAGGCGCAAAACCTTTAGATAAATTTGCAATGGAAAGAGAAAAACCGGCCCACAAAGTTACTGTAGATGGTTTTTTTATAGACATTACCGAGGTCACAAATGGACAGTTTAAAAATTTTGTGAAAGCTACACAATATACCACCATAGCAGAAAGAAAAATAGATTGGGAAGAAATGAAAAAGCAGTTACCTCCTGGCACTGAAAAACCACATGATTCTATTCTTCAACCTGGTAGCCTCATCTTTAATAAAAACATAAACGCTGTAGCTAATATGAATAATTACCAGCAATGGTGGACTTGGAAAATTGGTGCTAATTGGCAACATCCAGAGGGACCAAATTCTTCTATAGATGGAAAAGATAACCATCCTGTCGTTCATATTGCTTATGAAGACGCAGTAGAGTATTGTAAATGGGCCAACAGACGTTTACCAACAGAAGCTGAATGGGAAGCCGCAGCTCAGGGAAAGACTGACGACGCTATTTATACTTGGGGAAATAATCCTTCGGTTTTAAATGCAAATGCTAATACTTGGCAAGGAATTTTCCCTGTTAAAAATGAAAGTATTGATGGGTTTGAATTTATTGCTGACGTAAAATCTTATCCACCAAACAGTATCGGGCTTTATGATATGTTAGGGAATGTATGGGAAATCACCGGAGATTTATTTAATGTTAATCATTATAAAGAAATAGACAATTCTAAAGGTCTTGTCAATCCAACAGGAGCGAAAAAATCTTACAGTCCAAATAATCCTTACCAAATAGAATATGTAATGAAAGGCGGTTCATTTTTATGCCATGCTTCTTACTGTGCCAGCTTTAGAATTTCTGCAAAAATGGGAGTAAGCTCAGATTCTGGATCAGATCATATGGGGTTTAGAACGGTCGCAACGGCAAAAATGCTCAAGGGTAAGAATTAA
- a CDS encoding sulfatase-like hydrolase/transferase: MKRKTILFLSISFLFWGCSSLKSKVGNQQLLEKNQRPNVIFILTDDQGSMDVNSYGAKDLVTPNMDYIIENGTRFNQFYASPVCSPSRASLLTGKTPQRAGLSGNAVPDSKVKKGLPGTEYTMAEMFKDAGYATAHIGKWHLGDAPEMTPNAQGFDHSFGHMVGCIDNYSHFFYWNGPNRHDLFRNGKEVYYDGQFFPDLMVNEASTFIEENKKNPFFMYFAVNMPHYPYQGDAKWLDYYNDKGVSYPRNLYAAFISTLDDRIGALLKKLDELEIKDNTIIVFQSDNGHSTEQRAHFGGGNSGPYRGAKSSLFEGGIRVPAAITWPNKIQKGAIRNQFGVNSDWMPTLAELCGIKLDSQDLDGKSLVSIIHNEKEKTRHTEGYCWEYQDMWVARKGHWKLLGNPRDTSKKTYKLKEKRFLVNLDDDIGETTNLAKKYPEKVIELEKQYRNWLKRNSK, translated from the coding sequence ATGAAACGTAAAACCATCCTTTTTTTATCTATTAGTTTTCTCTTTTGGGGATGCTCTTCATTGAAATCAAAGGTTGGAAATCAACAGCTATTAGAAAAAAATCAAAGACCAAATGTTATTTTTATTTTAACAGATGATCAAGGCTCTATGGATGTGAATTCGTATGGAGCAAAAGATTTGGTCACGCCAAATATGGATTATATTATAGAAAATGGAACTCGTTTTAATCAATTTTATGCATCCCCTGTTTGTTCGCCTTCTAGAGCTTCTTTATTAACAGGTAAAACACCTCAAAGAGCAGGTTTATCGGGGAATGCTGTGCCAGATTCAAAAGTAAAAAAGGGACTTCCTGGAACAGAATATACCATGGCAGAAATGTTTAAAGATGCAGGCTATGCCACCGCACATATTGGAAAATGGCATTTGGGAGATGCTCCAGAAATGACTCCAAATGCTCAAGGGTTTGACCATTCGTTTGGACACATGGTAGGCTGTATAGATAATTATTCGCATTTCTTTTATTGGAATGGTCCTAACAGACACGATTTATTCAGAAACGGAAAAGAAGTCTATTATGATGGACAGTTTTTTCCTGATTTAATGGTCAATGAAGCTTCTACTTTTATTGAAGAAAATAAAAAGAATCCTTTCTTTATGTATTTTGCTGTGAATATGCCGCATTACCCCTATCAGGGAGATGCTAAATGGTTAGACTATTATAATGATAAAGGGGTTTCATATCCCCGAAATTTATATGCTGCATTTATTTCAACTTTGGATGATAGAATTGGTGCACTACTTAAAAAACTAGATGAATTAGAAATCAAAGACAATACTATTATTGTGTTTCAGTCGGATAATGGCCATTCAACAGAACAACGTGCGCATTTTGGTGGTGGAAATTCAGGGCCTTATAGAGGTGCAAAATCGAGTTTGTTTGAAGGGGGTATTAGAGTTCCTGCAGCCATCACTTGGCCAAATAAAATACAAAAAGGTGCCATTAGAAATCAGTTTGGCGTGAATTCAGATTGGATGCCAACACTCGCAGAATTATGTGGAATTAAACTTGATTCACAAGATTTGGATGGTAAAAGCCTCGTCTCCATCATCCATAATGAAAAAGAAAAAACTCGGCATACAGAAGGCTATTGTTGGGAATATCAAGATATGTGGGTGGCTCGTAAAGGTCACTGGAAATTATTAGGAAATCCCAGAGATACGAGCAAGAAAACATATAAATTAAAAGAAAAAAGATTCTTGGTAAATCTTGATGATGATATTGGTGAGACTACAAATCTCGCCAAAAAATATCCAGAAAAAGTTATCGAATTAGAAAAACAGTATAGGAATTGGTTAAAACGCAATAGCAAGTAA
- a CDS encoding T9SS type A sorting domain-containing protein, with the protein MKKSAYLKMTTICFLIFVSNSIQAQYESSILFHNNSDQLVYVSDTDGNHIPDFSYVGYKNGEEALPNVAVVRQISPVAGDNTAHIQAAIDEVEALSLNANGHRGTLLLSPGEYSVSGELIINSSGVVLRGSGDGEDAALNTIIIGAGNIPDERTLIRIGTNNKSGFGGQVAGTRQDIVSPYIPAGSRTIEVADASVYNIGDNIIIKHPSTAAWIEAVDNGGVGTDAPWEPNTINLVFNRHITNIEGNKIQVATPIYDVLDRSLSQSYVYTYNGNSQLKECGIENLRIFVESSGVTGRDHVKVGINMIGVDNSWVQGVTILRVSDQGVKFDEATRCSVIDTKVLDMHGPISGGWRYNFEVTDFCNNILFENCVASNGRHTFVANGASDVNGIVFTNCSSSGDYTRSESHRRWGQGILWDNITWTNTNTTGGILGLHNRGSYGTGHGWTVTNGVAWNIDAPSNQIAIQKPPIGQNYAVGCDATVNGDGPFDHPAGYIEGTGEDLLIQSLYLAQLEDRTTHGILPDTPGRLFPYNYVFTDSEHYLELTWHDVSMEEDNYILERSPDGVNFQTIATLPADTETYTDTDLQQANYFYRLKATNTIGTSPASNTIQTNDFYAETYNIYYVKVDGDGSDGLTEATAFTTINTAVQTASNGDTIILVGALNQSGVLEIDKSLSFKGQSDAVVTATDRMFNISAGGLSISFEDITFQNVTTTLQGAVFNLTQASDLIITDCVFENNTSSANGGAILAGSTGTLTISGSLFNNNSGSRGGAIAVTTIGRQLVMSNCTFVNNIATGNDGGAIYLGGANENSSITNTTIFNNTVINATLNQSKGGGIRLEGDRPFTISNSLIYGNFVDNGSETAVSNIGVTPNTVVSLTNSITNNIQPALDAASGDVFATSIIDADLSASNLMFNAATGFVEYSAVASTENSPIDFGSDGNDAGSWDSGLVLSLDGMLKSKVSIYVNHTFKTIEINHDLDEPLSVELFNILGSRIMDVKNSAKTQSLDVSSLKTGVYILLGKSSGTSFSKKILIY; encoded by the coding sequence ATGAAAAAAAGTGCTTATTTGAAGATGACTACAATTTGTTTTCTAATTTTCGTATCAAACTCCATACAGGCACAATACGAATCCTCTATCCTTTTCCACAATAACTCTGATCAATTGGTGTATGTCTCCGATACTGATGGGAACCACATTCCAGATTTCAGTTATGTAGGTTATAAAAATGGTGAAGAAGCGTTGCCAAACGTAGCAGTCGTAAGACAAATAAGCCCTGTGGCTGGAGATAATACAGCACATATTCAAGCAGCAATTGACGAAGTAGAAGCATTATCACTAAATGCTAATGGACATAGAGGAACATTGTTATTATCACCAGGAGAATATTCTGTTAGTGGTGAACTCATCATAAACAGTAGCGGCGTTGTACTTCGGGGTTCTGGCGATGGTGAAGATGCAGCATTAAATACAATTATTATAGGCGCAGGGAACATTCCAGACGAAAGAACACTAATTAGAATTGGTACGAATAACAAAAGTGGTTTCGGAGGACAGGTTGCAGGAACTCGACAAGATATTGTGAGCCCTTATATTCCAGCGGGTAGCAGAACGATTGAAGTTGCAGATGCATCCGTTTATAATATTGGTGATAATATCATCATCAAACATCCGAGCACAGCAGCATGGATAGAAGCCGTAGATAATGGGGGTGTAGGCACTGACGCTCCGTGGGAACCCAATACAATAAATTTAGTTTTCAATAGACATATTACGAATATAGAAGGCAACAAAATTCAGGTGGCAACTCCTATTTATGATGTATTAGACCGGTCTTTATCGCAATCCTATGTATATACCTACAATGGGAACAGTCAATTAAAAGAGTGTGGTATTGAAAACCTACGGATATTTGTAGAATCTTCAGGAGTTACAGGTAGAGACCATGTCAAAGTAGGCATTAACATGATTGGTGTCGATAATTCTTGGGTTCAAGGCGTCACCATTTTAAGAGTGAGTGACCAAGGCGTTAAATTCGATGAGGCAACGCGTTGTTCTGTAATAGATACCAAAGTACTCGATATGCACGGTCCAATTTCTGGGGGATGGAGATACAATTTCGAAGTAACGGACTTTTGTAACAATATTCTTTTTGAAAATTGTGTCGCATCTAATGGCAGGCATACCTTTGTTGCCAATGGAGCCAGTGATGTGAATGGAATTGTGTTTACAAATTGCTCCTCTTCGGGAGATTACACGCGTTCTGAGTCGCATAGACGTTGGGGGCAAGGCATACTTTGGGATAATATTACTTGGACAAATACCAATACAACTGGTGGTATTTTAGGCTTGCACAATAGAGGGAGTTATGGAACGGGGCATGGTTGGACAGTCACGAACGGTGTGGCTTGGAATATTGATGCACCTTCTAATCAAATCGCAATTCAAAAACCACCTATTGGTCAAAATTATGCTGTTGGTTGTGATGCCACTGTTAATGGAGATGGTCCTTTTGATCATCCAGCAGGATACATTGAAGGAACTGGAGAAGACCTTTTAATACAATCTTTATATTTAGCACAACTTGAAGATAGAACGACACATGGTATATTACCAGATACACCAGGAAGACTATTCCCTTATAATTATGTATTTACAGATTCTGAACATTATTTAGAGCTGACATGGCATGATGTATCTATGGAAGAAGACAACTATATTTTAGAACGCTCACCAGATGGAGTAAACTTTCAGACCATAGCAACACTTCCTGCAGATACAGAAACATATACAGATACAGATTTACAGCAAGCGAACTATTTTTACAGGTTAAAAGCCACAAACACAATAGGGACTTCTCCAGCGTCTAATACAATACAAACCAATGATTTTTATGCTGAAACATATAACATTTACTATGTAAAAGTAGATGGAGATGGCTCGGATGGTTTAACAGAGGCTACAGCTTTTACAACCATAAACACTGCGGTTCAAACAGCCTCTAATGGGGATACAATCATCTTAGTTGGAGCACTTAATCAATCTGGAGTATTAGAAATTGATAAATCATTATCTTTTAAGGGGCAATCAGATGCTGTGGTTACCGCGACTGATAGAATGTTCAATATTTCTGCTGGGGGACTTAGTATTTCTTTTGAAGACATCACATTTCAAAACGTAACTACTACTTTACAGGGGGCTGTTTTTAATTTAACACAAGCTTCCGATTTAATAATTACAGATTGTGTTTTTGAAAACAATACATCTTCTGCTAATGGAGGTGCTATTTTAGCGGGGAGTACGGGTACATTAACCATTTCAGGCTCTCTTTTTAACAACAACTCAGGGAGTAGAGGCGGTGCAATTGCTGTGACAACAATAGGCAGACAATTAGTGATGAGCAACTGTACTTTTGTAAATAATATAGCGACAGGAAATGACGGAGGAGCTATATATTTAGGAGGTGCCAATGAGAATAGTAGTATTACAAACACGACTATTTTTAATAATACGGTCATAAATGCTACATTAAATCAATCTAAAGGCGGTGGAATACGATTAGAAGGGGATAGACCATTCACAATTTCGAATTCTTTGATCTATGGTAACTTTGTAGATAATGGAAGTGAAACAGCTGTTTCAAATATAGGTGTGACTCCAAATACAGTAGTTAGTTTAACAAATTCAATTACCAATAACATACAACCAGCTTTAGATGCAGCTTCAGGAGATGTATTTGCAACCTCTATAATTGATGCAGATTTATCAGCATCAAATTTAATGTTTAACGCAGCTACAGGCTTTGTTGAATATAGTGCTGTAGCTTCTACCGAAAATAGTCCTATTGATTTCGGATCTGATGGCAACGATGCTGGATCGTGGGACTCTGGACTCGTATTATCATTAGACGGTATGTTAAAATCAAAAGTGTCAATTTATGTTAACCACACTTTTAAAACCATCGAAATAAACCATGACTTGGATGAACCTTTATCTGTGGAATTATTTAATATTTTAGGGTCGAGAATTATGGATGTTAAAAATAGTGCTAAAACGCAATCGTTAGATGTAAGTTCTCTAAAAACAGGCGTTTATATTTTATTAGGAAAATCCTCAGGAACATCTTTTTCTAAAAAAATACTTATATATTAA
- a CDS encoding immunoglobulin-like domain-containing protein gives MNKTTLTTLLLTIFFSLNLVAQDIIYVASTAVGNMDGTSASNAYGNFGTALGQINSEGDKLVIIGTITSDGANLTTKNFAFTIEGLDANSIITGASGNKRLFTINGATSANVTFKDLTFSGNSTTLAGGSVLFNNIAGATVTFNNCNLTGNSVTNGAGGGALFFANGNLNIIDSSFENNTSSDEAGAIFGQSGTITITNSLFKTNSAATKGGALYANSANFTITGSTFYDNETTNATSAGGSVLYVAQAASTNSITNCTFFQNTTGSANQDYGTIRTDNGNTTVSNSLFYDNKTNNGTGGPSDWGGGSNGTQTFETSIAQWITTNIDNQDEGTGSITGIKGNLGTPANLIASNLTFNPTTGKVEYDAVNVGEDSPIDFGSDSNDVGAWDSGLTLLSSDTTLPVITLNGDPTVTVEVGTSYTDAGATASDNIDGDITNNITTVNNVDTAVVASYTLTYNVSDASGNAAIEVTRTVNVVDTSGPDTYFVKVGGNNNGGLSEENAFTTVNNAVVAASDGDTIIIVGAINQTGQVGVGKSISFVGQTNATITGASARMYVINTAGKTISFTNITFQDATTSNPGAVITITQNSDLTLTGCVFKNNVSTANNGGAILAGGTGVLTITNSLFDGNSANRGGAVAITTVGRQLIVTGSTFVNNTATGVDGGALYLAANNSLSSITNTTIFNNQVNNTQDQSKGAGVRIEGTRPFTIQNSLIYGNFVTNGTTDLPSDIGVVANVELNLINSLSKKITPNLAANDSFTTSVIAADLTASNLSFDLLTGNVIYDAVAQGTDSPIDFGSDGEDAGSWNSGLNFLDSIIPVITLQGEPTVTVEVGTSYTDAGATASDNIDGDITSNITTVNNVDTTVVASYTVTYNVSDASGNSATEVTRTVNVVDTSIPVITLTGEGIVTIEVGTTYTDGGATATDNYDDDTTLTASIVTDVSTVDTQTVGSYTVSYNVSDVATNAAIEVTRTVNVVDTTVPVITLTGEAIVTIEVGTTYADGGATATDNYDDDTALSSNIITVNNVDTDVVASYTVTYNVSDASSNAAIEVTRTVNVVDTSIPVITLTGEGIVTIEVGTTYADAGATATDNYDDDTALSSNIITVNNVDTDVVASYTVTYNVSDASSNAATEVTRTVNVVDTSIPVITLTGEGTVTIEVGTTYADAGATATDNYDDDTALSSNIITVNNVDTDVVASYTVTYNVSDASSNAAIEVTRTVNVVDTSIPVITLTGEGTVTIEVGTAYADAGATATDNYDDDTALSSNIITVNNVDTDVVASYTVTYNVSDASSNAAIEVTRTVNVVDTTVPVITLTGEGIVTIEVGSTYADGGATATDNYDDDTVLTSNITTDVSDVDTQTVGSYTVSYNVSDVAGNAATEVTRTVIVEDSSLSSYDGDNENLKFIMYPNPTSDKLHIKGLNNYDLKVYNRLGQIILKANNTHAIDVSSLSVGIYLIEVSDGVKSSTKRFVKY, from the coding sequence ATGAATAAAACTACACTAACCACACTACTACTAACTATTTTTTTTAGCTTAAACTTAGTGGCTCAAGACATCATTTACGTGGCATCTACAGCTGTTGGTAATATGGATGGTACTAGTGCATCAAATGCATATGGCAACTTTGGAACTGCACTAGGGCAAATAAACTCTGAAGGAGATAAACTTGTAATTATAGGAACAATTACTTCCGATGGAGCTAATTTAACAACAAAGAATTTTGCCTTTACAATAGAAGGCCTGGATGCTAACTCAATTATAACTGGAGCTAGTGGAAATAAGAGGCTATTTACGATAAACGGAGCAACATCGGCAAATGTGACTTTTAAAGATCTTACATTTTCAGGCAATAGTACAACCCTTGCAGGTGGTAGTGTACTTTTTAATAATATTGCTGGAGCTACAGTAACCTTCAACAATTGTAACTTAACAGGTAACTCTGTAACTAATGGAGCTGGTGGTGGCGCCCTATTTTTTGCCAATGGAAATTTGAATATAATAGACAGCTCATTTGAAAATAACACTTCTTCAGATGAAGCAGGTGCTATTTTTGGTCAATCAGGGACAATTACAATCACTAATTCACTTTTTAAAACTAATTCTGCAGCTACAAAAGGAGGTGCTTTGTATGCTAATTCAGCAAATTTCACCATAACAGGTTCTACTTTTTATGACAATGAAACAACTAATGCAACTTCTGCTGGTGGCTCTGTTTTATATGTTGCACAAGCTGCTAGTACTAATAGTATCACAAACTGTACGTTTTTTCAAAATACAACTGGTAGTGCTAACCAAGACTATGGAACCATAAGAACAGATAACGGAAATACTACAGTTAGCAATAGCTTGTTTTATGATAATAAAACGAATAATGGTACCGGTGGACCATCAGATTGGGGTGGAGGTTCTAATGGAACACAAACTTTTGAGACTTCTATCGCACAATGGATTACTACTAATATAGATAATCAAGATGAAGGTACTGGTTCTATAACAGGAATTAAAGGAAATTTAGGTACTCCAGCAAATCTTATAGCGTCTAACTTGACATTTAATCCCACTACTGGGAAAGTTGAATATGACGCAGTAAATGTAGGGGAAGATAGTCCAATAGATTTTGGATCTGACAGTAATGATGTTGGGGCATGGGACTCTGGACTCACATTGTTGTCATCAGACACAACACTACCAGTCATTACTCTAAATGGTGACCCTACAGTAACAGTTGAGGTAGGTACGTCTTATACAGATGCAGGTGCAACTGCGAGTGATAATATTGATGGGGATATTACTAACAATATAACTACTGTAAATAATGTAGATACTGCTGTCGTTGCAAGCTACACCTTGACTTACAATGTTTCGGATGCTTCAGGCAATGCCGCCATAGAAGTTACAAGAACGGTTAATGTCGTAGACACTAGCGGTCCAGACACTTATTTCGTTAAAGTTGGAGGAAACAACAATGGCGGTTTGTCTGAAGAGAATGCTTTTACAACTGTAAACAATGCTGTTGTAGCTGCTTCAGATGGCGATACCATTATTATTGTAGGGGCTATCAATCAAACAGGTCAAGTTGGGGTAGGAAAATCGATTTCTTTTGTTGGGCAAACTAATGCAACGATTACAGGTGCGAGTGCTAGAATGTATGTTATAAATACAGCAGGCAAGACAATTTCATTCACAAATATTACATTTCAAGATGCGACTACTTCAAACCCAGGTGCTGTTATTACGATAACTCAAAACTCAGATTTAACATTAACGGGGTGTGTTTTTAAAAATAATGTTTCGACTGCTAATAATGGTGGTGCTATTTTAGCAGGTGGTACTGGAGTTTTAACAATTACCAATTCTTTATTTGATGGAAATAGCGCCAATAGAGGAGGTGCAGTCGCTATAACAACTGTGGGAAGGCAATTAATTGTTACAGGATCTACTTTTGTAAATAATACGGCAACGGGTGTTGATGGTGGAGCATTATACTTAGCCGCTAATAACAGTCTAAGTAGTATTACGAATACTACGATCTTTAATAATCAAGTCAATAATACACAAGATCAATCCAAAGGAGCTGGTGTTAGAATAGAAGGAACAAGACCTTTTACAATACAAAACTCTTTAATTTATGGAAATTTTGTAACCAATGGCACAACTGATTTACCCTCTGATATTGGCGTTGTTGCTAATGTTGAATTAAATTTAATTAATTCGTTATCTAAAAAAATTACACCAAACCTTGCTGCAAACGATTCTTTTACGACTTCAGTAATCGCGGCAGATTTAACAGCTTCCAATCTAAGTTTCGACTTATTAACTGGGAACGTAATATATGATGCTGTTGCTCAAGGAACAGATAGTCCAATTGATTTTGGTTCGGATGGCGAGGATGCAGGCTCCTGGAATTCTGGGCTTAATTTTTTAGACTCAATAATACCAGTCATTACTCTACAAGGCGAACCTACAGTTACAGTGGAGGTTGGAACATCTTATACAGATGCAGGTGCAACTGCGAGTGATAATATTGATGGGGATATTACAAGCAATATAACTACTGTAAATAATGTAGATACTACTGTCGTTGCAAGCTACACCGTGACTTACAATGTTTCGGATGCTTCAGGCAATTCCGCTACAGAAGTTACAAGAACAGTTAATGTCGTAGACACTAGCATTCCAGTCATTACTTTAACAGGCGAAGGGATTGTAACTATTGAAGTTGGAACTACATACACAGATGGTGGCGCAACAGCCACAGATAATTATGATGATGATACAACATTAACTGCGAGTATCGTCACTGATGTAAGTACTGTAGATACTCAAACTGTTGGTTCTTATACTGTTTCTTATAACGTAAGTGATGTTGCTACCAATGCCGCCATAGAAGTTACAAGAACAGTTAATGTCGTAGACACTACAGTGCCCGTAATTACGCTTACAGGCGAAGCAATCGTAACTATTGAAGTTGGAACTACCTACGCAGATGGTGGTGCTACAGCTACCGACAACTATGATGATGATACCGCATTAAGCTCTAATATAATTACTGTAAATAATGTAGATACTGATGTCGTTGCAAGCTACACCGTGACTTACAATGTTTCGGATGCTTCTAGCAATGCCGCTATAGAAGTTACAAGAACAGTTAATGTCGTAGACACTAGCATTCCAGTCATTACTTTAACAGGCGAAGGGATTGTAACTATTGAAGTTGGAACTACCTACGCAGATGCCGGTGCTACAGCTACCGACAACTATGATGATGATACCGCATTAAGCTCTAATATAATTACTGTAAATAATGTAGATACTGATGTCGTTGCAAGCTACACCGTGACTTACAATGTTTCGGATGCTTCTAGCAATGCCGCTACAGAAGTTACAAGAACGGTTAATGTCGTAGACACTAGCATTCCAGTCATTACTTTAACAGGCGAAGGGACTGTAACTATTGAAGTTGGAACTACCTACGCAGATGCCGGTGCTACAGCAACGGACAACTATGATGATGATACCGCATTAAGCTCTAATATAATTACTGTAAATAATGTAGATACTGATGTCGTTGCAAGCTACACCGTGACTTACAATGTTTCGGATGCTTCTAGCAATGCCGCTATAGAAGTTACAAGAACGGTTAATGTCGTAGACACTAGCATTCCAGTCATTACTTTAACAGGCGAAGGGACTGTAACTATTGAAGTTGGAACTGCATACGCAGATGCCGGTGCTACAGCTACCGACAACTATGATGATGATACCGCATTAAGCTCTAATATAATTACTGTAAATAATGTAGATACTGATGTCGTTGCAAGCTACACCGTGACTTACAATGTTTCGGATGCTTCTAGCAATGCCGCTATAGAAGTTACAAGAACGGTTAATGTCGTAGATACAACAGTGCCCGTCATTACACTTACAGGCGAAGGGATCGTAACTATTGAAGTTGGATCTACATACGCAGATGGTGGCGCAACAGCTACAGATAATTATGATGATGATACTGTATTAACCTCTAATATCACAACTGATGTTAGTGATGTAGACACTCAGACCGTTGGTTCTTATACTGTTTCTTATAACGTAAGTGATGTTGCTGGCAATGCCGCCACAGAAGTTACAAGAACGGTTATTGTGGAAGACTCTAGTTTATCTTCTTATGATGGAGACAACGAAAACCTGAAGTTTATTATGTATCCAAACCCTACGTCTGATAAGTTACATATTAAAGGTTTAAATAATTATGATTTAAAAGTATATAATAGATTGGGGCAAATTATTTTAAAAGCCAATAACACACATGCCATTGACGTAAGCTCTTTGTCTGTAGGTATTTACCTTATTGAGGTTTCAGATGGTGTTAAATCATCAACGAAAAGGTTTGTTAAATACTAA
- a CDS encoding glycerophosphodiester phosphodiesterase gives MILATRLILILIFVLSSMLTNAQTKIIAHRGFSGIAPENTLIAFQKAIDCKADYFELDVHKTKNDSIVVIHNSSVDETSSNGFKGEIAELNYSDLRAVNVGYSRKFGDIYKNEKIPTLREALALAKGKIKVCIEIKVFGTEKEVLKIVNDLGVKEDVIIFSFKYPVLAKIRQLDTDISILWLINKADNMTLEYAKIIESNAIGVGPETTITKESLNFAHENAIEVWKWTVNKEDEMQRLIDLGLDGIITDFPDKALKKLSSK, from the coding sequence ATGATTTTAGCAACTAGATTAATATTAATATTAATATTCGTTTTAAGTAGCATGCTAACGAATGCGCAAACAAAAATAATTGCGCATCGCGGATTTTCAGGGATAGCTCCTGAGAACACGCTTATTGCATTTCAAAAGGCTATTGACTGTAAAGCGGATTATTTCGAGTTGGATGTTCATAAAACAAAGAATGATTCAATTGTTGTTATTCACAATTCATCTGTAGATGAGACGAGTTCCAATGGTTTTAAAGGGGAAATTGCCGAACTAAATTATAGTGACTTAAGGGCTGTTAACGTTGGTTACAGTCGTAAATTTGGTGATATATACAAAAATGAAAAGATTCCAACTTTAAGAGAGGCCCTTGCATTGGCAAAAGGGAAGATTAAGGTCTGTATTGAAATAAAGGTTTTTGGGACAGAGAAAGAAGTTCTTAAAATTGTAAATGACCTTGGAGTCAAAGAGGATGTAATTATATTTTCTTTTAAGTACCCCGTATTGGCTAAAATAAGACAACTGGATACGGATATTTCAATCCTTTGGCTCATTAATAAAGCAGATAACATGACCCTAGAGTATGCTAAAATTATTGAATCGAATGCTATTGGAGTGGGGCCTGAAACTACGATTACAAAAGAGTCTCTAAATTTTGCGCACGAAAACGCTATTGAAGTGTGGAAATGGACTGTAAATAAAGAAGATGAAATGCAACGATTAATTGATCTTGGATTGGATGGGATAATCACTGATTTCCCTGATAAAGCTTTAAAGAAACTAAGCTCAAAATAA